The genomic stretch GGCTTCCGTGGCATTGGGACGGCCAACCCGCCGTCATTCAAAGTCGCGCAATCGATGAAACCGGCTACGTCCAGCCGACGCTGGCCGAACTTCTCGCGGTTCGCGGCGAGAACTATTTCTACCACAACAACGCGATCTGGCCTTGGCGGATCTCGGCCGGCGGTGAGGTGACCAATGCCAATGCGTGAGCCTTGCATCGCAGCGTTCGCCTTATTTGCGCTTGCATGCGCGACACCTGCGCAGGCGCAAAGTACCTACGGCATCGGGCGGGCTGCAACGCCGGCGGAGATCGCTGGTTGGAATATCGATGTCGATCGCGAGGGTGACAACCTTCCGCCGGGAAGCGGCAGCGTCAATCACGGCCGCGAGGTCTTCGATCGGCAATGTGCGGCTTGTCACGGCGCAAAGGGTGAGGGTGGCGTTGGCGATCGGCTTGTCGGCGGGCAGGGCACACTCGCGACGCCAAATCCGGTGAGGACCGTCGGCAGCTATTGGCCGTACGCCCCGACATTATTCGATTATATCCGCCGCGCCATGCCGCAGAACGCGCCGCAATCGCTAAGTAGCGAAGACGTTTATGCGGTCTCGGCTTACATTCTCCATCTGAACGGCCTGCTGCCGGCAGAGGCGACCCTCGACGCCAGGTCGCTAAGCGCGATCAAGATGCCGAATCGAAATATGTTCGTCGGCGATTCCCGGCCCGACATCAAAAATCCGGCATGCGTGACGGGGTGCGGAGGAAGCAAGTAAAAACCGGGTTTGCCAATAGTACGGGCGCACCCATCGACTAATACCTTGCCGCCCAGCGTGCCATCAGCTCTCAACCGGTAGACTCGCCGGCCGGATAAGGTGAGCCGAACGGACTTTCTGCGGCCTCTTTCGACGGGTCGATTGGGTCCTAGCCGGACTGCAACCCAAAGTCTTCGGCGACGACGCCGCCCGCCAGGATGAGATGTCCGTCAATCGACCCTTCCGCGCTCAGGCTGGTCTCAAAGCGATAAAGGACGCCTGAGTACGTCCCCGTAATGACCTCCACGATTAGAACATCGTTTCCATTCTGGTCGAGCAGTTTGCCGCCTGGCGGGAGGTCACTGGCGGGCGCAAGGGTCCCGTCGGGGCGCATGAAAAGCTGATCCTGGGTGCAGACGAGACTCCGCCCTGCATCGAAGACGATATAACAAATTGCCGGATGGAGCGTCCCCGGCGGCGTACTATGGATGAACGCCACCGCCACAGGGGTCCATGTCAAATGCGGCGCGCTGCCGGCGCCCGCCAGTACTTCGTTGCCGACTTTCAGATTCTCGATCGCGACCGTCCCCCCGGGTGTCGCGATCTCAGTCCCTGCAGCGAATGCCATTTACTTTCTTTCCCTGGAGACTGGTATTCTTAGCACGGCCTTCCACAGGATGAAGGCCGCCGCTTTCAGCCTATCTTTCCCCGCCGATCCCGCGTAGGGTCGTTTCGTCGCAAGACGATGGCGCTGAAACTCTGAGCGGACCGCGGGCAGACCCGGGGGCAGTACCCGGCGCCTCCACCTTAGCAGCTTGAGCTTAAAGGTCTCATCTAGAGCATGATCCGGAAAATTGGGTACCGGTTTTCGGAAAAGATCATGCTTAAACGTCAGGTGAGATCGATTACGCCGCAAGGCATGATCCCTAGGCTGCTATGGCGGGGGCGAACCAGGATCGATGGTCGTGAAGAAGCTCTGAATTGTGCTCGGCATGATACCGCCGTTATCGGGTCAAAAACCTAAATGCAAACGATAACGTTGCATTGAACGAAGTGCGCCTCGCGGCGTAACCTGTTCGGGGTTGGTCCACCTGGCAACAGAACGGCCATTGCCGCGTCAACCCTCGGGTTGGCGCGGCTTTTATTTGTGGGCCGGTGCAGGCGTCGCGCGGTGACTTATGTTCCGGCCGCCGCCGTGCTAGACCATGGCCATGCCGCAAACATGGAGGTGAACGCGTGAACCAGGCGATCACTTCCCAGGACACCTCCCGAAACGGCTTACTGGCAATCGGCGGCGGCGGCGTGCTGTCCGGCGTCCTGACGCCGCTGCTGCCGCAACTGATCGACAGGGTCAGCGGCGGTCCCGGCGATCTGCGCATTGCGCTGGCGGCGATTCCGTTTGCCGTCCTCGTTTTCATCGTGGCTCGCCGCACCAGCGTCAATCCGTGGTGGGCGGCGCTGCTGGCGGCGATCGTGACCATGGTCGCATTCGTCTGCGCGGTGAATGCCGCGATCTTCATCGACGGGCAGGCCAACGGCGCCGACAAGATGATGCGCAATATCCTGGCCGGGCTCGCCGGCGGCTTCATCGGCAGCGCGATCATGGCGCTCGGGATCGGCCGGTTGCCTGCGGGCCCGCGCGACGTCGTGGCCTGGTTGCAGATGCTGATCACCGGCACGCTCGCTGGCGCGCTGCTGGCGCTCGACAATGCGCTCGGGCTCGACCAGACGTCGGTGCTTTATCCGGTGTGGCAGGCCGGCGTCGCGGTCCGGCTGGCGATGGCGTTGCAGCGGAGAAGGCGCGGCTGACTGGTGGGTGGGGCGGATTGTGCTTGCGCCAATCCGGCCCCACAAATCTTGCTCAGGCGCCCTGCGGGATCTGATCGAGGAAGCCGGTGATGTTGCGGATCCGCCCGTCCTTCAGGATGACGAAATCCGTGCCCTTGATCGGGCTGTCGGCGCCCTCGGGGCCGAGCCCCCAGGAGAAGCGGACGCGATCGCCATAGCCGTTGGGCTCGCCGATCAGCTTGAACTTGAAATCCGGAAAGCGCTGCTGCACGCCCGCGATCAAGGCATCGACGCCGTCATGGCCGTCGCCTGACATCAGTGGGTCGACATATCTGGCGTCGCTGGTCCAGTTGGTCGCCAGCATCTCGCGGCGGCGGCTCGGCATCCGCTCGTTCCACAGCTCGATGTAGCGGTGGGCAATGGTCGTGTGGTCAGTCATGTTGCTCTCCTTCGTTAGAGCGTTTTCAAGCGAAGTGGATACCGGTTCGCGTGAAGAAAACGCGTCAAGACAAAAACCAGAGCCGAACAGGCTCTGGCACCGAATTTATTCGGCAGTTCGACTATCGAAGGTTCGCGCGCAGGGATCGATTACCTCGGAGGTCATGGCGCGCGCTACGGCGCGATATTGAGCACCGCCCTCATGTTGGGATGGAAGCGGCAATAATATTCGACCGTGCCGGCTTTCTTCAAAACCGATGTCACCGTCTTGTTCGGCGGTATCGTCAGGTCAAAATCGCCGTTCCGCGCGGTCGCGGTGTGGGCGAAGACATCCTTGTTGATCCATTCGATGGTGTCGCCGACCTTGGCCGAAGCCTCGGCCGGCGAGATCACGAGATTTTCCATGACGACCTGAATTGTCGCCGCATGTGCCGGGACGGCCAACGCTGCAAGCGCAAGCAGCGTCACGACGGAGAGATGCCGTCTCGACAACATGGCGGGCTCCCTACTTCAGTTCGGCGGCGACGTGTTCGGCATGTTGCTCGTGGCCCTGAAAGATCTTCAGGCCGGTCTGCAGCAGGCTCTTCAGCTCGGGATTGCTGGCCGACGGAATCAACTGCGTCTCCAGCGCAGTGTTGACCGTCTTGTGGTAGGCCACTTCGTTGGCGACATAGGCCTTGTCGTAGTCGGCGCCCTTCAACTTGCCGAGTTCGGCAAGCTTGTCGGCGGCCTGCTTCGACAGCGCCTTGCTGGTGTCGTTATCCTCCGGCGTCACATTGAGCTTCTTGACGAGGTCCAGCGCCTGCTTGTTGACGGCTTCATGGTCGCGCACCATGTCTTCGGCGAACGCCTTGACGTCCTTGTTGCCGGCTTTCGAGATCGCCTGCCTGGCGGCGGCGATATCGATGACGCCGGCGGTGTAGGCGATATGCGCGATCTGCGGATCGGTGGGCTTGGCGCCTTCGGCGAGGGCGGCGCTGCCCAAAAGGCTCAATGCGGCGATAGCCGCGCTCAAACGAACGAACATGATTTGACACTCCTGTGGCCTGCCGGAAACGGCCGGCGCCTGGTTGGTTGCACAGGAGTTGGATGGCGCTGATGCGCGGAGGTTCCCGGAAAAATTATGCAAAGCGTTTTCGAGCGAAGTGGGTACCGGTTCGCATGAAGAAAACGCGTCAGACCAGAATCAGAAGCCCAGCCGCTTCAGCACCGCGTCGGTCAGCCGCTCGCAGCGCCTGCCGGCAAACGGAAACGCCTCCATTACCACGGGGCCGATTTTCTTCTCGACATTGTCGCGCAGCATGGTGCGGGCGCGATGCAGCCGCGTCTTCACGGTTTCCGGCTTCAGCCCGAGGATCTCGGCGGTTTCCTCGACATTCATGCCCTCGATCACGCGGGTGATGAAGACGAGACGAAACGCCTCGGGCAGCTCGTCGATCGCGTGTTCGACGACATGCTGAATTTCACGCTGGGCCATGGATTTTTCCGGATCGGCGGCGGCCGACAAGGGGAACTGGATGATTTGCGCTTCGAGCACGCGTTGCGGCAACGAACTCCACTCCACGCCCGGCCGCTGCCGGCGCAGCCGCCCGAGCGCCTCGTTCATGGCGATACGGGAAAGCCAGGTGGAAAGGCTGGAGTCGGCGCGGAACTGGTCCAGATGCGTGAATGCCCGGACATAGGTTTCCTGGACCACATCCTCGGCTTCGCTGTCGTTGCGCAATATGCCGCGGGCCAGCCGGAACAGCCTGCGATTGTTGGTCTGCATGATCGCGCGAACCGCGGCCTCGTCGCGGGACCGCGCGCGCCGGACCAGTTCGGCGTCGATGGGGCCGCTCGGAACTGCGCGTGGGGCCTGGGTGTGACGCATGATGGTTTTGCTCGATCTGATAAATGGTTATCGAGGTATTAGATGCGGCCGTGCCGAACAGGTTCCCTGGTAAACTCCAAAAATTACGAATATCGCCGGAGAGGGGCCCAGACGCCGGCGCGCCTGAGCCCTGTTGTCCGATATTGGACCTAAGCCTGTGCGTTCGCCGGCGTCACTTCGCCGCGACCACCATGATTTCAACGCCATATTGCGGTGCGGCCAGCTTGGCTTCGACGGTGGCGCGCGCCGGCGTGTTTCCGGCCGATACCCAGCCGTCCCACACCGCGTTCATCTCGGCGAAGTTTTTCATGTCGGTGAGGTAGATCGTGGCCGTCAGCAGCTTCGATTTGTCGCTTCCGGCCTTGGCGAGATGGCTGTCGATGATCGAGAGCACCTCCTGCGTCTGCTTGGTCACGCTTTCGCCGGTCGCCTTGTGGGCCACGACCCCCGCGAGATAAACGGTGTTGCCGTGGACGACGACCTGGCTCATGCGCGGGCCGGTTTCGAAACGCTGGATGGTCATACTGCTCTCCTGATTGGTTGCGGCGACTGCTTAGCGCATGATCCGGAAAAGTGGAAACCGGTTTTCCGAAATGATCTAGCGCGTTGGCGCGCCATCGGCCACAGCGTTCGCCATGACGCCTGCCGGGATCACCCATGCATTAGGGAAATTTTTTGAAAAACGCCCAGATCGTCTCGGCACCGTCGATGTCGTGGTTTTGCGGCCCGAAGAACGCGGTCGCGATGCCTGGAAAGCGCGCATCCGGCAAGTGGCTGGGCATGCGGTGGCCGCCGCCATTGACGCGATAGAGCACGGCATCGCGCCCCGGCGGGCAGTGCGACGAGATCAGCGTCACCGTGCTCCGGTCCGATTGATCGCGGTCGTCGAGATCGGTCGCGGCGGCATCCTGCGCCTCGCAGCCATTGACGCGGCGCCAGAACGCCAGCGTCTTTTCGGCCGACCAAAATCCTTCCACCGCGAAGCGGCTGGCGCCCTTGCCGCCCTGATACGGAATCAGGGGATCGATCGTTCCGTTCATGATCAGCATCGGCACCGGGCGCGACGGGCGGCAGGCGCTGGCCGATTCGTCGGTGAGATTCATGATGACGCTGGCGGCCGCCGCGAACAGATCGGCACGCGCGCAAGCGAGCGTCATGGTCATCGCGCCGCCATTTGAGAGGCCGGTGACGTAAATCCGCTTCGGGTCCGCGGTGCCGTCAGCGACATATTTCCCGATCAGGGCGACGATGAAGGCTGTGTCGTCGGTACCTTTCGGCGCTACGCGGCCGGCGCGCTTGCCGTGGGGCCGCAGATCGGCCCAGGCGCGATTGAGGCCGTCGGGAAAGATCACGCCAAAACGCTCGCGTTTGGCGACCTCCGGCCATGAGGTTCGGGTCATGACGTCGGCGCCGGTCTGGGTATTGCCATGGAGCACGATCACCAGCGGCGCGGGCCTGGTGTCGGGGAATTGGGTGATGAACGTGCGCGTCGCACCGCCGATCACGAGCGTCTCGGCAGAAGCAGCGCTAGCGCCGAGCCCGATCGCCAGGACCGCGAGGAAGCAGCGAATCTGATGCATTTCCATTCGAGGAGGCTCCGTCAGCCCATGGTTCCATTGCATCACGACGCCTGAACCGGATCAACCGCGTGCCGTGGCTACGCCTCGATCTGCGCCGCCGCGCCGCCGCGTTCCTGGGCCTCCATGGCATCGAGGAAACATCGCACTTTGGCCGGAACGAACTGCCGCGCCGGCAGCAGCGCGTGCACGTTGAGCGGCTCGCACACGTGATCCGGCAGCAGCCGCCGCAGCAATCCCGCTGCAACGGCGACTTTTGTGTAGCTCGCGGTCACCCGCAACACACCGTGCCCGGCCAGCGCCGCCTGCAGCCTTATGTCGGCATTCGAACTGACCAGCCGCGCGTTTGAAACCGCAAGCTGCTCGCTCACGCCCGCCGGCGTCGTCAGCGCCCAGGGCGTGTCGCTCGGACCAATGAGCAGAGGAAATTTGGCGAGGTCTTCCAGGGTGCGGGGCTCGCCGAGCCTTTCCAGCAGCGCCGGCGCCGCGAACAGTCCGCGCTCCAGCGAAGAAACCCGTCGGATCACAATACCCGTCGAGGGCAGCGGGGCCTCGAGCATCGCGAACACGATGTCATAGTTCTCGGCGACGGGGCTGACGAATTCGTGCTCGACATCGATCCGGATCACCAGATCCGGGTAACGGCCCATCAATTCGCAGGCCACCGGGCCTGCATGGTGCGCGCCGAACTCGTAAGGCGCCTTGATGCGCAGCGTGCCGGCGATGGCGCTACTCATGGCCAGCGCCTCGCCATGGGTATCGTGCAGCGCTGTGAATAGCGGCCGCACCCGCTGATAGATCGTCTGGCCCGCGTCGGTCAGGCGCAAATGACGGGTGGTGCGTTCGATCAGCCGGAGCCCGAGATTGCTTTCCAGCCGCTGCACTGCAGCACTCAGGCTCGACTTGGGATGCCCGAGCACGCGTGCGGCGGCGCTAAAGCCGCCATGCTGCACGACCTCGCAAAACAGCTCCCAATCCCGCCAATCCATGCCCGCGATTGTCCATGGGCCGGTACAGTGTGTCCAGGAAATCCGGATTCCGGCGCCATCCCCGATGACATAGAAGAGGTGGCAATAGAAGAGCATTTCCAAAAAACAGGGAGGGGTGTCATGACCGATGACGGAATCTTTCTTCGCAATTCCTGGTACGTCGCGGCCTGGAATCACGAATTGATCGACGGCACGAAGCTGGCCCGCACGATTCTGGAGCGCCCGGTCGTGATCTATCGCGGCGCAAGCGGCAAGGTCGTGGCGCTCGACGACCGCTGCTGCCATCGCGCCGCGCCGCTGTCGATGGGCCGGATCGAAGGCGACGACATCCGCTGCATGTACCACGGCATGAAGTTCGAGCCGGGCGGCAAGTGCATCCAGATCCCCGGCCAGGACATGATCCCGCCAAAACTCGGCGTGCGCAGCTATCCGGTGGTCGAGCGCTACAATCTGATCTGGATCTGGATGGGCGAAGCCGAAAAGGCCGATCCGAACCTGATCGTGGATTATCCGCCGCTTGCGGATGCCAAATGGCGCGGGCTGCCCGGCTATATGCACTACAAGGCCAACTGGCTGTTGATCGTCGACAATCTCAGCGATTTTGCGCATCTCGCTTTCGTGCATACCCATACGCTCGGGGGCTCCGAGGAATACGCCTACAAGACGAAGCCGGTCGCGATCGAAAAGCTGGACGACGGTTTTCGCGTCGAGCGCTGGCATATGGGCGCCGAACCGCCGCCCTATCATCAGAAGGTGATCTCGAACCGGGCCGACAAAATCGACCGCCGCAATATCGGCCGCATGATCGTTCCCGGCATCTTCCTGCTCGATACGATGTTTGCGCCGGCGGGGCAGGGCGCGGAGAAGGGCGTTCAGGTGCCGGGCACGCGGCAGTATCGCAACGCCCAGTTCATGACGCCGGAGACGCGAAGCTCGACGCATTTCTTCTGGAACTATCTGCACGATTTCGAGATCGACAATCCGAACATCTCGCTGTCGCTGCGCAACAGCCTCGAAGAGGCGTTCAACGAGGACAAGGCGATCATTGAGGCGCAGCAGACGGTGTTCGACGCCGATCCGAACTACCAGCTGCTCGCGATCGGCGCGGATGCGGCGCTGACCTATTTCCGCTGGGTGCTGGCGCGGCGGATCGAGGCGGAAAAAAGCGCGGCGAAGGCGGCGTGAGCTGATAGTTCTGAAGCTGGTGCGCGGGGCTCGCCCCGCTCACCGCTGGTCGGCAGCCCAGCGCGTGAACAGCGCGATCTTCTCGCCGGGCCATGCACCGTCGCAGGGCATGGTGCCGGCGCGAAGCCGTGCCAGTATTTGTTCCCGGTGCGCGGCAACGTCGGCTTCCTTCCACAGGTCAAACGCAAACAGCATCGAGTTGCGGTCCATCGGACGAAACAGCGGGCGAATGTGATCGTCGAAGCGAACGGCTTCATCCGTCCCCGGTAATCTAGGCCCGACGTTGACCGCAACCGGTCGATCGCCGGCCGGCGTCCGTTTTCTTGACGCCGAAGCCAACGAGGCGGCTTTCTAGCCCACGGCGTTCGCCTTCCGGCCGGCGCGACCGATCTCGCTGCCCTCACGCGAATTTACTTCGGTCGCGTTATGCGTTCGGGAAGAACCACTTTCGTGTTGATGGCGTACAGGAAGCAAGGGCCATTCTGTTTGTCACGGCCGAAGTTGTTGCATTTGTTCAGAACCGTTTGTTGCGCATCTGCGGTGCCCCATGAGATGAAAAGCTCACCCCAGGGGTGTATGGCGATTGCCTTTGGTTCGCTCGCCCGGAAATACCGCTGAAGATCGGCGCGATTTCGAGTGTCGAGTCTGATGGTCGGAATTTGAGAGAGGTCGAAGTCGCCGGCGTAGTGGAGGCGTGGCATATCCTTGTATTCAAGCTGCCCATCCGTCGCGATCTCGTCGTTTATCGCGACAAGAGCGCATGGCTTTGCGAAGCGCATTTGACAAGCCTCCAGCGCCCGGTCGCCGACAGCTTCCTCGTCTTCGTGAAGGACCGAAACAATATATCCGCGGTAGACGTCTTGAACGGCTAGCCCCTTGTTCGACTTGCCATTCATGTATGCCTCGATGAGGCGATCGCGTTCATCGACCGGCATGTCGGGAGTAACCGCGGAGATGACCAGGCCAAGCGCTCGCTCGAACTGTGACTTGCGTTGCGCGGTTGTGAGACCCGCAAATGCGATTCCGGGGATCAGGCAGATACAACCCACCCAACCCATAAATTTTAATTTGAAATTCGCCGTTCCTGACATGCCACTCCTCTCACGGAAACATCATGGATAATGACCAAATTGCTTCAGCCGCGTCGCTATCGTGATTCGCGCCCCGAGGACTACGGCCGCGACCAGCGGCGAAGCACGCAGCCGCTTCGATCACCCCACCGCCTTCGCCGCCGCGCGCCCCGCATTCCGCCCCGAAAACAGACACCCGCCCAAAAACGTCCCTTCCAGCGAACGATAGCCGTGCACGCCGCCGCCACCGAAACCGGCGGCTTCGCCGGCGGCGTATAATCCCCTGATGATCTGGCCGTCATTGCCGAACACGCGCGAGTCGAGATCGGTCTCGAAGCCGCCCAGTGTCTTGCGGGTGAGGATGTTCAGCTTCACGGCAATCAGCGGGCCGTGTTCGGGATCGAGAATCCGATGCGGCTTTGCGGTGCGGATCAGCCGGTCGCCGATATAGCGGCGCGCGTTGTGGATGTTCATCACCTGCGCGTCCTTGACGTAAGGGTTTGACATCTCGCGGTCGCGCGCTTCGATCTGCGCCTTGATGTGCTCGGGCTTGAGCAGATTGTCGCCCGAGAGCGCGTTCATCGCGCTCACGAGATCTTCGAGATTGTCGCGCACGATGAAATCGGCGCCGTGCTGCTTGAATGCTTCCACCGGCGCCGGCGCGCCCTTGTTGGTGGCGCGCTTGATCGTCATGCGCCAGCTTTTGCCGGTGAGATCGGGGTTTTGCTCGGAGCCGGAGAGCGCGAACTCCTTCTTGATGATGCTCTGCGTCAGCACGAACCAGGAATAATCGTGGCCGGTCGACATGATGTAGTGCAGTTGGCCGAGCGTGTCGGAGCCGGGAAACAGCGGCGCCGGCAGCCGCTTGCCCGTGGCGTCGAACCACATCGAGGAGGGTCCCGGCAAAATGCGGATGCCGTGGCGCGGCCAGATCGGCGACCAGTTCCGGATGCCCTCGACGTAATGCCACATCCGGTCGCGGTTGATCAGCCGCGCGCCGGCGGCCTCGGTGATCCCGATCATGCGGCCATCGACATGTTCGGGCACGCCGGAGATCATGTGCTTCGGCGGTTCGCCGAGCCGCTTCGGCCAGTTCTGCCGGACCAGGTCGTGATTGCCGCCGATGCCGCCGGAGGCGACGATCACGGCCGGCGCGCGCAGCGTAAAGTCGCCGACGATTTTGCGCGAACTGCTCTGGCCGCGCTCGACATTCGAGGGTTCAAGGATTGAACCGCTGACGCCATCGACGGCGCCATTGCTGATCGATAGCGCATCGACGCGGTGGCGGAATTTGAAGGTCAGCTGGCCGTCCTTCTGCGCTTCGCGCGCGCGGCGCTCGAACGGCTCGACGATCCCGGGTCCGGTGCCCCAGGTGACATGAAACCGCGGCACCGAATTGCCGTGGCCCATCGCGTCATAGCCGCCGCGTTCGGCCCAGCCGACCACGGGAAAGATGCGATGGCCCATCGCGCGCAGCCAGCCGCGTTTTTCGCCCGCGGCGAACGCGACATAGGCTTCCGCCCAGCGCTTT from Bradyrhizobium sp. Ash2021 encodes the following:
- a CDS encoding cytochrome c; translation: MPMREPCIAAFALFALACATPAQAQSTYGIGRAATPAEIAGWNIDVDREGDNLPPGSGSVNHGREVFDRQCAACHGAKGEGGVGDRLVGGQGTLATPNPVRTVGSYWPYAPTLFDYIRRAMPQNAPQSLSSEDVYAVSAYILHLNGLLPAEATLDARSLSAIKMPNRNMFVGDSRPDIKNPACVTGCGGSK
- a CDS encoding Hint domain-containing protein, giving the protein MAFAAGTEIATPGGTVAIENLKVGNEVLAGAGSAPHLTWTPVAVAFIHSTPPGTLHPAICYIVFDAGRSLVCTQDQLFMRPDGTLAPASDLPPGGKLLDQNGNDVLIVEVITGTYSGVLYRFETSLSAEGSIDGHLILAGGVVAEDFGLQSG
- a CDS encoding nuclear transport factor 2 family protein → MTDHTTIAHRYIELWNERMPSRRREMLATNWTSDARYVDPLMSGDGHDGVDALIAGVQQRFPDFKFKLIGEPNGYGDRVRFSWGLGPEGADSPIKGTDFVILKDGRIRNITGFLDQIPQGA
- a CDS encoding cupredoxin domain-containing protein produces the protein MLSRRHLSVVTLLALAALAVPAHAATIQVVMENLVISPAEASAKVGDTIEWINKDVFAHTATARNGDFDLTIPPNKTVTSVLKKAGTVEYYCRFHPNMRAVLNIAP
- a CDS encoding DUF4142 domain-containing protein, whose protein sequence is MFVRLSAAIAALSLLGSAALAEGAKPTDPQIAHIAYTAGVIDIAAARQAISKAGNKDVKAFAEDMVRDHEAVNKQALDLVKKLNVTPEDNDTSKALSKQAADKLAELGKLKGADYDKAYVANEVAYHKTVNTALETQLIPSASNPELKSLLQTGLKIFQGHEQHAEHVAAELK
- a CDS encoding RNA polymerase sigma factor, producing MRHTQAPRAVPSGPIDAELVRRARSRDEAAVRAIMQTNNRRLFRLARGILRNDSEAEDVVQETYVRAFTHLDQFRADSSLSTWLSRIAMNEALGRLRRQRPGVEWSSLPQRVLEAQIIQFPLSAAADPEKSMAQREIQHVVEHAIDELPEAFRLVFITRVIEGMNVEETAEILGLKPETVKTRLHRARTMLRDNVEKKIGPVVMEAFPFAGRRCERLTDAVLKRLGF
- a CDS encoding RidA family protein, whose protein sequence is MTIQRFETGPRMSQVVVHGNTVYLAGVVAHKATGESVTKQTQEVLSIIDSHLAKAGSDKSKLLTATIYLTDMKNFAEMNAVWDGWVSAGNTPARATVEAKLAAPQYGVEIMVVAAK
- a CDS encoding PHB depolymerase family esterase; its protein translation is MEMHQIRCFLAVLAIGLGASAASAETLVIGGATRTFITQFPDTRPAPLVIVLHGNTQTGADVMTRTSWPEVAKRERFGVIFPDGLNRAWADLRPHGKRAGRVAPKGTDDTAFIVALIGKYVADGTADPKRIYVTGLSNGGAMTMTLACARADLFAAAASVIMNLTDESASACRPSRPVPMLIMNGTIDPLIPYQGGKGASRFAVEGFWSAEKTLAFWRRVNGCEAQDAAATDLDDRDQSDRSTVTLISSHCPPGRDAVLYRVNGGGHRMPSHLPDARFPGIATAFFGPQNHDIDGAETIWAFFKKFP
- a CDS encoding LysR family transcriptional regulator gives rise to the protein MDWRDWELFCEVVQHGGFSAAARVLGHPKSSLSAAVQRLESNLGLRLIERTTRHLRLTDAGQTIYQRVRPLFTALHDTHGEALAMSSAIAGTLRIKAPYEFGAHHAGPVACELMGRYPDLVIRIDVEHEFVSPVAENYDIVFAMLEAPLPSTGIVIRRVSSLERGLFAAPALLERLGEPRTLEDLAKFPLLIGPSDTPWALTTPAGVSEQLAVSNARLVSSNADIRLQAALAGHGVLRVTASYTKVAVAAGLLRRLLPDHVCEPLNVHALLPARQFVPAKVRCFLDAMEAQERGGAAAQIEA
- a CDS encoding aromatic ring-hydroxylating dioxygenase subunit alpha, with the protein product MTDDGIFLRNSWYVAAWNHELIDGTKLARTILERPVVIYRGASGKVVALDDRCCHRAAPLSMGRIEGDDIRCMYHGMKFEPGGKCIQIPGQDMIPPKLGVRSYPVVERYNLIWIWMGEAEKADPNLIVDYPPLADAKWRGLPGYMHYKANWLLIVDNLSDFAHLAFVHTHTLGGSEEYAYKTKPVAIEKLDDGFRVERWHMGAEPPPYHQKVISNRADKIDRRNIGRMIVPGIFLLDTMFAPAGQGAEKGVQVPGTRQYRNAQFMTPETRSSTHFFWNYLHDFEIDNPNISLSLRNSLEEAFNEDKAIIEAQQTVFDADPNYQLLAIGADAALTYFRWVLARRIEAEKSAAKAA
- a CDS encoding FAD-binding dehydrogenase; the encoded protein is MADDADVIVVGGGLAGLVAATEIADAGKRVIVVDQEGEQSLGGQAFWSFGGLFLVDSPEQRRLGIKDSFELALQDWMGTAGFDRDEDLWPKRWAEAYVAFAAGEKRGWLRAMGHRIFPVVGWAERGGYDAMGHGNSVPRFHVTWGTGPGIVEPFERRAREAQKDGQLTFKFRHRVDALSISNGAVDGVSGSILEPSNVERGQSSSRKIVGDFTLRAPAVIVASGGIGGNHDLVRQNWPKRLGEPPKHMISGVPEHVDGRMIGITEAAGARLINRDRMWHYVEGIRNWSPIWPRHGIRILPGPSSMWFDATGKRLPAPLFPGSDTLGQLHYIMSTGHDYSWFVLTQSIIKKEFALSGSEQNPDLTGKSWRMTIKRATNKGAPAPVEAFKQHGADFIVRDNLEDLVSAMNALSGDNLLKPEHIKAQIEARDREMSNPYVKDAQVMNIHNARRYIGDRLIRTAKPHRILDPEHGPLIAVKLNILTRKTLGGFETDLDSRVFGNDGQIIRGLYAAGEAAGFGGGGVHGYRSLEGTFLGGCLFSGRNAGRAAAKAVG